The following proteins come from a genomic window of Paramicrobacterium humi:
- a CDS encoding TrkH family potassium uptake protein: protein MARKRTVPTPLLTFTRVGRLREAVNDFTTRSPSRFAILVFGSLVLLFTLLFSLPAASATRSWTPLADAFFTAMSVICVTGLSTVNMATHWSWFGDVLVVVGVQIGAVGVLTLASILGLVISRRLGLRAKLVAASDSNPLRVHHGPVAEGQAVRLGDIGNLLLTVIVSLFVIEAGLAVLLCVRMLFDGIALSEAVTHSIYYSAMSFTNTGFTPNELGLGRFANDHWFLTILMLGVFLGSLGFPVIFALRRHLWRPRQWSLHVKLTLITTIILIFVGAAVFVALEYDNPLTFGKLDAGSTAYQSVFLSMMTRSGGFSTIDISDLNGSSLLVADMLMFVGGGSASTAGGIKVTTLAVLVLAAWAEARGRLDITAFGRRIPGDVVRVAISVFFWGATIVAISTIVLLQITKEPLDRVLFDVISGFGTVGLSTGLAEDLPTAGKYVLALTMFMGRVGTVTLAAAVASTSNGRLFRRPEERPIVG from the coding sequence ATGGCACGCAAGCGCACCGTCCCCACGCCGCTCCTCACCTTCACGCGGGTGGGAAGACTGCGCGAGGCCGTCAACGATTTCACGACACGGTCGCCCTCCCGATTCGCGATCCTCGTCTTCGGCTCGCTCGTTCTGCTCTTCACTCTGCTGTTCTCGCTCCCCGCCGCGTCGGCGACGCGCAGCTGGACCCCGCTCGCGGATGCGTTCTTCACGGCGATGTCGGTGATCTGCGTCACGGGGCTCTCGACGGTGAACATGGCCACGCACTGGTCATGGTTCGGAGACGTGCTCGTCGTCGTCGGCGTGCAGATCGGCGCGGTCGGCGTGCTGACGCTCGCCTCGATCCTCGGCCTCGTGATCTCGCGGCGACTCGGTCTGCGGGCGAAGCTCGTCGCGGCATCCGACAGCAACCCGCTGCGCGTGCACCACGGCCCCGTGGCGGAGGGCCAGGCCGTTCGACTCGGCGACATCGGAAACCTGCTGCTGACGGTGATCGTGAGCCTCTTCGTCATCGAGGCCGGACTCGCGGTGCTGCTGTGCGTCCGCATGCTGTTCGACGGCATCGCGCTCAGCGAGGCCGTCACCCACAGCATCTACTACTCGGCCATGTCGTTCACGAACACGGGGTTCACGCCCAACGAGCTCGGCCTCGGCCGGTTCGCGAACGACCACTGGTTCCTCACGATCCTCATGCTCGGCGTGTTCCTCGGCTCTCTCGGCTTCCCGGTCATCTTCGCGCTGCGTCGGCACTTGTGGCGCCCGCGGCAGTGGTCGCTGCACGTCAAGCTCACGCTCATCACGACGATCATCCTGATCTTCGTCGGCGCAGCCGTGTTCGTCGCACTCGAGTACGACAACCCGCTGACGTTCGGCAAGCTCGACGCGGGGAGCACTGCTTACCAGTCCGTCTTCCTTTCGATGATGACCCGGTCGGGCGGCTTCTCCACGATCGACATCTCCGATCTCAACGGTTCGAGCCTGCTCGTGGCCGACATGCTCATGTTCGTCGGCGGCGGCTCCGCCTCGACGGCGGGCGGCATCAAGGTCACGACCCTCGCCGTGCTCGTTCTCGCCGCCTGGGCAGAGGCCCGTGGCCGCCTCGATATCACGGCCTTCGGCCGCCGCATCCCGGGTGACGTCGTGCGCGTCGCGATCTCGGTGTTCTTCTGGGGAGCGACGATCGTCGCCATCTCGACGATCGTGCTGCTGCAGATCACGAAAGAGCCGCTCGATCGCGTGCTCTTCGACGTCATCTCCGGGTTCGGCACCGTCGGGCTCTCGACAGGCCTCGCGGAGGATCTCCCCACCGCCGGAAAGTACGTTCTCGCGCTCACGATGTTCATGGGTCGCGTTGGTACAGTGACCTTGGCCGCGGCCGTCGCCTCGACGAGCAACGGCCGCTTGTTCAGACGTCCGGAAGAGAGGCCGATCGTTGGTTGA
- a CDS encoding Wadjet anti-phage system protein JetD domain-containing protein, with product MNEWTTPADIESKLRRRWVSGALLRAYALREPFDAVDVPLRGPTAADLADRFDEARRWAAALERASGDGQRFRVVTRSVGGRHLGRTEIPSRAVVESFEQAWRVLGIRGGAAGSELAIFDGLLAASRHVPAVRDWVLAHPIRALERADDWNAILAARDWLEWNRGSGLYLRQVDAPGVDTKLFERHRSVLAEMLNVPSSAAGFTNALGFALKPSLIRMRFDPGLFGMPAGITEAEFRLDELLGFEPDISWAIIVENEISYLSAPVPPRGVVLYGKGYDASQPASLDWLRGAAVQGNALYWGDIDTHGFAILDRVRAHLPNVRSVLMDRETLLKHRSRWGSEPTPTNTALPRLTDDESDLYADLVTDRHGRGVRLEQERVDWSWVETRLAATK from the coding sequence GTGAACGAATGGACGACCCCGGCGGACATCGAGTCGAAGCTGCGACGTCGGTGGGTCTCGGGTGCGCTGCTGCGCGCATACGCGCTGCGTGAGCCGTTCGATGCGGTGGACGTGCCGTTGCGCGGCCCGACGGCGGCGGATCTCGCCGATCGTTTTGACGAAGCACGGCGCTGGGCGGCAGCGCTTGAGCGCGCGTCTGGCGACGGACAACGCTTCCGTGTTGTGACGCGATCCGTGGGTGGCCGGCATCTCGGTCGCACGGAAATCCCTTCGCGCGCTGTGGTCGAAAGCTTCGAGCAGGCGTGGCGGGTCCTCGGCATTCGCGGCGGGGCTGCGGGCAGTGAACTCGCGATCTTCGACGGGCTGCTCGCTGCCTCTCGTCATGTACCTGCGGTACGCGACTGGGTGCTCGCACACCCGATCCGTGCGCTCGAACGCGCCGACGACTGGAACGCGATCCTCGCCGCGCGCGACTGGCTCGAGTGGAACCGCGGTTCCGGCCTGTATCTGCGGCAAGTTGATGCGCCCGGAGTCGATACGAAGCTGTTCGAGCGCCACCGCAGTGTCCTTGCGGAGATGCTGAATGTCCCGTCCAGCGCGGCCGGCTTCACGAACGCGCTCGGTTTCGCGCTGAAGCCAAGCCTGATCCGAATGAGGTTCGACCCTGGCCTCTTCGGGATGCCGGCCGGTATCACGGAAGCGGAATTTCGGCTCGATGAGCTGCTTGGATTTGAACCAGACATCTCATGGGCGATCATCGTCGAGAACGAGATCAGCTATCTCAGCGCGCCCGTGCCGCCTCGTGGAGTCGTGCTGTACGGCAAAGGCTACGACGCGTCACAGCCGGCTTCCCTTGACTGGTTGCGAGGGGCGGCCGTTCAGGGCAACGCTCTCTACTGGGGCGACATTGACACTCACGGTTTCGCGATTCTCGATCGGGTTCGTGCCCACCTGCCAAACGTGCGCTCGGTACTCATGGATCGCGAGACGCTGCTGAAGCATCGGTCGCGCTGGGGAAGCGAGCCGACGCCCACAAACACGGCGTTGCCTCGGCTCACGGACGATGAGTCGGATCTGTACGCTGATCTGGTCACTGATCGACACGGGAGAGGCGTGCGCCTCGAGCAGGAGCGCGTCGACTGGAGCTGGGTCGAGACACGTCTCGCCGCGACGAAATAG
- a CDS encoding DUF5107 domain-containing protein translates to MTAVRTELFTLPAAALGEPNPLAAVADTSEPPYAVSGALPEEIAAGMGFGGVRNLFPYTMQDGYERELAPTAFESVVIENAHVRARVLPQLGGRIWSLRDLDRGVELLHENSAVQYANLALRDAWFAGGIEWNIGTRGHSPHTASPLHTAIVETEAGGILRLWEFDRLRETVFQVDLWLPEDSRVLFAYVRIQNTSGRDAPMYWWTNAAVPQTPATRIHTPSTSSVATGYDGAISTVEITDDILAPAQAPYAADYFFDPVPGQRPWVAATDENGDGLALLSTERLRGRKLFCWGEGAGGHRWQRWLTPDGRHYAEIQSGLARTQFEHLLLPAGESWDWVEAYGNIATGGSDAAAAAHRVEALWPAATMDRALENARSHADLPPGAPLVTGSGWGALEQRRREAAGLPPVGSAGTRFETVTPEIGVWLELLETGALPAANRRELHPSYVRGEAWERLLEQAPRTWSTTAHLGAMAHARGDIERAGAYYAASFALAPNMPALRGRARLRIETGRTEQAANDYLAAVGYALPAAQRALVVEGATVLLEAGDTAGALRVIDRADSDVRGIGRVRFLRASALHRLGRDDEAGQMLHEGIEVANLREGDETVSDLWSTVFPDEQLPVDYDFRMKV, encoded by the coding sequence ATGACCGCCGTTCGGACCGAGCTCTTCACCCTCCCCGCCGCCGCTCTCGGCGAGCCGAACCCGCTCGCCGCCGTCGCCGACACGTCCGAGCCGCCGTACGCGGTGAGCGGCGCCCTACCCGAGGAGATCGCGGCCGGCATGGGCTTCGGCGGCGTGCGCAACCTCTTCCCCTACACGATGCAAGACGGCTACGAGCGCGAGCTCGCGCCGACCGCGTTCGAATCCGTCGTGATCGAGAACGCGCACGTGCGCGCCCGTGTGCTGCCGCAGCTCGGCGGGCGCATCTGGTCGCTGCGCGACCTCGACCGCGGCGTCGAGCTGCTGCACGAGAACTCGGCGGTGCAGTACGCGAACCTCGCCCTGCGCGATGCGTGGTTCGCGGGCGGCATCGAGTGGAACATCGGCACGCGCGGCCACTCGCCGCACACGGCGAGCCCCCTCCACACCGCGATCGTCGAGACGGAGGCCGGCGGCATCCTGCGCCTGTGGGAATTCGACCGGCTGCGCGAGACGGTGTTCCAGGTCGACCTGTGGCTGCCGGAGGATTCGCGCGTGCTGTTCGCGTACGTGCGCATCCAGAACACGTCGGGGCGCGACGCACCCATGTACTGGTGGACGAACGCGGCCGTGCCGCAGACCCCGGCGACGCGCATCCACACGCCGAGCACGAGCTCTGTCGCGACCGGCTACGACGGCGCGATCTCGACCGTCGAGATCACCGACGACATTCTCGCACCTGCCCAAGCGCCCTACGCCGCCGACTACTTCTTCGACCCTGTGCCGGGGCAGCGGCCCTGGGTCGCGGCGACCGACGAGAACGGCGACGGGCTCGCCCTGCTCTCGACCGAGCGGCTGCGGGGCCGCAAACTGTTCTGCTGGGGAGAGGGCGCGGGCGGGCATCGCTGGCAGCGCTGGCTCACTCCCGACGGCCGGCACTACGCCGAGATCCAGTCCGGACTCGCGCGCACCCAGTTCGAGCATCTGCTGCTGCCCGCGGGCGAGAGCTGGGACTGGGTCGAGGCGTACGGCAATATCGCGACAGGCGGGTCGGATGCCGCTGCCGCGGCGCACCGCGTCGAGGCGCTGTGGCCGGCAGCGACGATGGACCGCGCGCTCGAGAACGCGCGCTCGCACGCCGACCTGCCGCCCGGCGCGCCGCTCGTGACGGGGAGTGGCTGGGGCGCCCTGGAGCAGCGACGGCGCGAGGCCGCAGGACTACCGCCCGTCGGCTCGGCGGGAACGCGGTTCGAGACGGTGACGCCGGAGATCGGCGTGTGGCTCGAGCTGCTCGAGACCGGCGCGCTGCCCGCCGCGAACCGCCGCGAGCTGCACCCCTCCTACGTGCGCGGCGAGGCGTGGGAACGACTGCTCGAACAGGCTCCCCGCACGTGGAGCACGACGGCACACCTTGGCGCGATGGCACACGCGCGCGGCGATATCGAGCGCGCCGGCGCCTACTACGCCGCGTCGTTCGCGCTCGCGCCGAACATGCCCGCACTCCGCGGCCGCGCGCGGCTGAGGATCGAGACGGGACGAACGGAACAGGCGGCGAACGACTACCTCGCCGCCGTCGGCTACGCTCTGCCCGCCGCACAGCGCGCGCTCGTCGTCGAGGGCGCCACCGTGCTGCTCGAGGCCGGCGACACGGCCGGGGCGCTGCGCGTCATCGACCGCGCCGACAGCGACGTTCGCGGAATCGGCCGTGTGCGCTTCCTTCGGGCGAGCGCCCTGCACCGGCTGGGCCGCGACGACGAGGCGGGGCAGATGCTGCACGAGGGCATCGAAGTGGCTAACCTCCGGGAGGGCGACGAGACCGTCTCCGACCTGTGGTCCACGGTGTTCCCCGACGAGCAGCTGCCGGTCGACTACGACTTCCGCATGAAAGTGTGA
- a CDS encoding ATP-binding protein has product MTDTLFSALELDTSANGRTGYRLHRLEVFNWGTFDKHVWSLQPDGSTSLLTGDIGSGKSTLVDAVTTLLLPANKISYNKAAGAGAKERSLRSYVEGHYRSERNEATGTSRPVGLRNHNAYSVILGVFANEGYGDTVSIAQVFHQKDRTGQPERFYVTAPQPLAIGTDFSGFGDDLKNLRARLRAAGAEIDNTFPEYARKMRRLLGIRSDQAMELFHQTVSMKSVGNLNDFVRSHMLEPADASPKVSVIVDHFENLTRAHEAVQRATAQLAHLGPLMAASDRYEAAVNRRDRSTAEREALVPFAAEMTLDVLTAAIDAAQAELGAQRDVQADLERTRGSLVTRRESLHAERLGAGGDRLGQIDAEVPVAEELVKQRSDRRARFDDHVHRAGLDAVTDTASFRSRVVDAASARDSARAERVRLNETKNPLVLEHGTLKVQARELDGEIASLKERRNNLPRDLVRVREELRSALDIDVTELPFVGELVDVDADHLEWRGAAERVLRPFATSLLVPQAQYARVSEWVNAHHLNARLVYLRVPERRVKAVPAEAGSGARLRDVLEVEPGNFAEYLRSELGRRADHRLVSTVAELQLEDRAVTREGLVRDRDRHEKDDRHSVSDPRWWVLGRSNERKIAALVEEVAGVQARIGDLEGELRELERREKKLTESETALNRLEEYANWDDIDVDAAQARLRSLREERERIVAGSSRLAEIDRQLTELADEQKRADDDYKAALSRTGRIEGDLERLEARRASTTEALALIPRESAIAARELYPALRERAGARQPTTVDACDELRTRLSDELTRAIESAQREMNGHTTSIQQQMSEVLRLWPELESEMDANIASIGEFRRLHDRVKSDDLPRFEAEFKRQLNTEAVRELAQFNAWLGRQSEEIRGRVETINEALGAIDYNPGRVIRLVAEPTVNTEIRDFRSDLRAATGDLLGGEEVDAEQRFERVRVLIEKFKGRPNHADADKAWTVRVTDVRNWYTFAASERDRESGLEHEHYTDSDGKSGGQKEKLAYTILAASLAYQFGLEWGVEKSKDFRFVVIDEAFGRGSDQSTRYALELFEKLGLQLLIVTPLQKVHVIEPYVSSIGFVDNPEGSASRVHTLTVEEYRERRAAGAA; this is encoded by the coding sequence ATGACTGACACGCTGTTCTCGGCTCTCGAACTCGATACGTCGGCTAACGGCCGAACTGGATACCGGCTCCACCGGCTTGAGGTTTTCAATTGGGGAACCTTCGACAAGCACGTGTGGAGCCTCCAGCCGGATGGGAGCACCTCGCTGCTGACGGGAGACATCGGCAGCGGGAAGTCCACCCTCGTGGATGCCGTCACGACGCTGCTACTGCCCGCGAACAAGATTTCCTACAACAAGGCGGCAGGGGCAGGGGCTAAGGAGCGCAGCCTCCGGAGCTACGTGGAAGGGCACTACAGGTCCGAGCGGAATGAAGCAACGGGGACATCGCGTCCGGTCGGACTGCGGAACCACAACGCGTACTCGGTGATTCTCGGTGTCTTCGCCAATGAGGGCTATGGCGACACCGTTTCAATCGCTCAGGTGTTTCACCAGAAGGACCGCACGGGCCAGCCGGAACGGTTCTATGTCACAGCGCCTCAGCCGTTGGCGATTGGCACAGACTTCAGTGGGTTCGGCGACGATCTGAAGAACCTGCGCGCACGGTTGCGTGCGGCTGGCGCAGAGATCGACAACACTTTCCCTGAGTACGCGCGGAAGATGCGTCGCCTTCTCGGCATTCGTTCTGACCAGGCGATGGAACTGTTCCATCAGACCGTCTCGATGAAATCGGTGGGGAATCTGAATGATTTCGTGCGCAGCCACATGCTGGAGCCTGCTGACGCGAGCCCCAAGGTATCCGTGATCGTCGACCACTTCGAGAACCTCACGCGTGCCCACGAAGCCGTGCAGCGCGCCACCGCGCAGCTTGCGCACCTCGGTCCTCTCATGGCTGCGTCCGACAGATACGAGGCCGCCGTGAACCGGCGCGACCGGAGCACAGCAGAGCGCGAAGCTCTCGTGCCCTTCGCCGCCGAGATGACGCTCGACGTACTCACCGCCGCAATCGACGCTGCACAGGCTGAATTGGGCGCGCAACGGGACGTGCAAGCCGATCTCGAGCGGACGCGTGGGTCTCTCGTGACCCGCCGCGAGTCGTTGCACGCTGAGCGCCTCGGAGCCGGTGGCGACCGATTGGGCCAGATCGACGCGGAGGTTCCCGTCGCGGAAGAGCTTGTCAAGCAGCGCAGCGACCGGCGCGCACGATTCGACGATCACGTGCACCGCGCTGGTCTCGACGCTGTGACGGATACCGCGAGCTTCCGCTCACGTGTCGTCGACGCAGCATCGGCGCGAGACAGTGCGCGCGCCGAACGCGTGCGGTTGAACGAGACGAAGAACCCCCTCGTGCTGGAACACGGCACGCTGAAGGTCCAGGCCCGCGAACTCGACGGCGAGATCGCGAGCCTCAAGGAGCGGCGAAACAACCTTCCCCGCGACCTGGTTCGCGTGCGTGAGGAGCTACGCTCCGCGTTGGACATCGACGTGACTGAGCTTCCCTTCGTGGGTGAGCTCGTCGATGTCGATGCGGACCACCTGGAGTGGCGGGGTGCCGCCGAACGTGTGCTCCGCCCGTTCGCGACGTCACTACTCGTACCGCAGGCGCAGTACGCGCGAGTATCTGAATGGGTGAACGCCCACCACCTGAACGCGCGGCTCGTGTACCTCAGGGTGCCCGAGAGGCGGGTGAAGGCCGTTCCCGCTGAGGCCGGGAGCGGAGCTCGTCTCCGCGATGTTCTCGAAGTGGAACCCGGGAACTTCGCCGAGTACCTGCGAAGCGAACTCGGTCGGCGGGCGGACCATCGGCTTGTGTCTACTGTCGCCGAACTCCAGCTCGAGGACCGGGCAGTGACGCGCGAGGGCCTTGTCCGGGACCGGGACCGACACGAGAAAGACGATCGGCACTCGGTGTCCGATCCCCGCTGGTGGGTTCTCGGCCGCAGCAACGAGAGAAAGATCGCAGCGCTCGTTGAGGAAGTCGCCGGCGTTCAGGCGCGCATCGGAGATCTGGAGGGCGAGCTCAGGGAACTCGAACGGCGCGAAAAGAAGCTGACGGAATCGGAGACAGCGCTCAACCGGCTCGAGGAGTATGCGAACTGGGATGACATCGACGTGGACGCTGCTCAAGCCCGGCTTCGGTCGCTGCGGGAGGAGCGCGAACGCATCGTCGCGGGGTCCTCACGGCTTGCCGAGATCGACAGGCAGCTCACGGAACTCGCGGACGAGCAAAAGCGAGCTGACGATGACTATAAGGCCGCTCTCTCGCGTACGGGGCGCATCGAAGGCGATTTGGAACGCCTCGAGGCGAGGCGCGCAAGCACGACTGAGGCGCTTGCCCTGATTCCGCGCGAATCCGCGATCGCCGCACGTGAGCTGTATCCGGCATTACGCGAGCGGGCGGGCGCGCGTCAGCCGACCACTGTCGACGCCTGTGACGAGCTTCGGACGCGACTGAGCGACGAGCTGACGCGCGCGATCGAGTCGGCTCAGCGCGAGATGAACGGTCATACGACAAGCATTCAGCAGCAGATGAGCGAGGTGCTCAGGCTGTGGCCGGAACTCGAGAGTGAGATGGATGCCAATATCGCCTCGATCGGAGAATTCCGGCGCTTGCACGATCGCGTGAAGAGTGATGACCTTCCGCGCTTCGAGGCGGAGTTCAAGCGACAGCTCAACACCGAGGCAGTTCGGGAACTCGCCCAGTTCAACGCGTGGCTGGGCAGACAGTCGGAGGAGATCCGCGGTCGCGTTGAGACGATCAACGAGGCGCTCGGCGCGATCGACTACAACCCGGGCCGTGTCATCAGGCTCGTTGCAGAGCCGACGGTGAATACGGAGATACGCGATTTCCGTTCCGATCTCCGCGCTGCGACGGGAGACCTCCTCGGCGGAGAGGAGGTCGACGCCGAGCAGAGGTTCGAGCGCGTGCGCGTGCTGATCGAGAAGTTCAAGGGCCGCCCTAACCATGCCGACGCAGATAAGGCGTGGACGGTGCGCGTCACCGATGTCCGCAACTGGTATACGTTCGCTGCGTCGGAGCGCGACCGAGAGTCAGGGCTCGAGCATGAGCACTACACCGATTCGGATGGCAAGTCCGGGGGTCAGAAGGAGAAGCTCGCCTACACCATCCTCGCGGCCTCGCTCGCCTACCAGTTTGGTCTGGAATGGGGCGTCGAGAAGTCCAAGGATTTCAGGTTCGTCGTCATCGACGAGGCATTCGGGCGTGGGTCGGATCAGTCGACGCGGTACGCGCTCGAACTGTTCGAGAAGCTCGGGCTGCAGCTTCTCATCGTCACGCCCTTGCAGAAGGTCCACGTGATTGAGCCCTACGTGAGCTCGATCGGATTCGTCGACAATCCGGAGGGCTCCGCCTCCCGGGTGCACACGCTCACTGTCGAGGAGTACCGCGAACGGCGTGCGGCGGGAGCCGCGTGA
- a CDS encoding potassium channel family protein: protein MVDRIKHDTPVLIIGLGRFGAACAGELDRLDREVLAIDEDEGLVQKWADRITHTVQADARNIEALKQIGAQDFSVAVVAVGSSIEASVLITANLVDMKIPQIWAKAVSQSHGKILKRVGANHVIYPEAEAGERVAHLVNGRMLDFIQFDDDFALVKMYPPKPIRGKNLTESGVRTKHHVTVVGVKSPGKPFTYATAETVVSDHDLIIVSGSSADIEKFSALG from the coding sequence TTGGTTGATCGCATCAAGCACGACACTCCGGTGCTCATCATCGGCCTCGGTCGCTTCGGCGCTGCATGCGCGGGCGAGCTCGACCGCCTCGACCGCGAGGTCCTCGCCATCGACGAGGACGAGGGGCTCGTGCAGAAGTGGGCCGACCGCATCACGCACACGGTGCAGGCGGACGCGCGCAACATCGAGGCGCTCAAGCAGATCGGCGCGCAGGACTTCTCCGTCGCCGTCGTCGCCGTCGGTTCCTCGATCGAGGCGTCAGTTCTCATCACGGCGAACCTCGTCGACATGAAGATCCCGCAGATCTGGGCGAAGGCCGTGTCGCAGTCGCACGGGAAGATCCTCAAGCGCGTGGGCGCGAACCACGTGATCTATCCCGAAGCCGAGGCCGGCGAGCGCGTCGCACACCTCGTGAACGGGCGGATGCTCGACTTCATCCAGTTCGACGACGACTTCGCGCTCGTGAAGATGTACCCGCCGAAGCCGATCCGCGGGAAGAACCTCACCGAGTCGGGAGTGCGGACGAAGCACCACGTCACCGTCGTCGGCGTGAAGTCCCCCGGCAAGCCGTTCACCTACGCGACAGCCGAGACTGTCGTCTCCGACCACGACCTCATCATCGTCTCCGGATCGTCCGCCGACATCGAGAAGTTCTCGGCGCTCGGCTGA
- a CDS encoding DUF4194 domain-containing protein, giving the protein MTTTDEHAVATAIIKLMQGVVYRETHEDVWRTLERNSSAVRDHFSEIGVGVIVDDTEGYAFVKTIEPDEGEEPLPRLVKRRSLTYHVSLLLLLLRKRMAEFEAGGGEGKLVMEREQIIEMLRVFLQETTNEARAIRQVDQTISQAVKLGFLHPLSSARTRASNRTPAWEVRRILKAYVDAEAMAGFSERLADYARNTDGEGDDD; this is encoded by the coding sequence ATGACAACAACCGACGAGCATGCAGTCGCAACCGCGATCATCAAACTGATGCAGGGCGTCGTGTATCGGGAGACGCATGAGGACGTGTGGCGTACCCTCGAGCGCAACTCGTCGGCCGTGCGCGACCACTTCTCAGAGATCGGTGTCGGTGTGATCGTCGACGACACCGAAGGCTACGCCTTCGTGAAGACGATCGAGCCCGACGAGGGGGAAGAACCGCTTCCACGACTGGTGAAGCGGCGGTCCCTGACCTACCACGTGAGTCTGCTTCTGCTCCTCTTGCGCAAGCGAATGGCCGAGTTCGAAGCAGGTGGCGGCGAGGGGAAGCTCGTCATGGAACGCGAGCAGATCATCGAGATGCTGCGCGTGTTTCTTCAGGAGACGACGAACGAAGCCCGCGCGATACGCCAGGTGGACCAGACCATTAGCCAAGCAGTGAAGCTCGGATTCCTCCACCCGCTCAGCAGTGCACGCACAAGAGCATCGAACAGGACACCCGCATGGGAGGTTCGCCGCATTCTCAAAGCGTATGTCGACGCCGAGGCGATGGCCGGCTTCTCGGAGCGCCTCGCTGATTACGCACGCAATACCGACGGGGAAGGCGACGATGACTGA
- the proC gene encoding pyrroline-5-carboxylate reductase — MSTATTLPAIAILGTGSMGSAILSGLLQPGVTVEGGVRVTNRTPEKAQALADNDGVTSYALQQTPDANVRAVDGAKVVLVGVKPAMVPDLLREIADALEPGTVVVSVAAGVTVATFEQILPEGVAVIRAMPNTPSLVGKGVTGLAAGTRSSAEDLALAHAVFATVGEVVEVPEDQIDALSTISGSGPAYVFYLIEEFTRAALDKGFTPAQAAVLVNGTFAGAAELLVRSGKTPEQLRIQVTSPKGTTEKAIEVLQQGGLHGLFTRATDAALARARELAAGA, encoded by the coding sequence ATGAGCACCGCAACGACACTCCCCGCCATCGCGATCCTCGGAACCGGCTCGATGGGCTCCGCCATCCTCTCGGGGCTGCTGCAGCCTGGCGTGACCGTGGAGGGCGGCGTCCGGGTCACGAACCGCACCCCCGAGAAGGCGCAGGCGCTTGCCGACAACGACGGCGTCACCTCGTATGCGCTGCAGCAGACGCCCGATGCGAACGTGCGGGCCGTCGACGGGGCGAAGGTCGTACTCGTCGGCGTGAAGCCGGCCATGGTGCCCGACCTGCTGCGTGAGATCGCCGACGCGCTCGAGCCCGGCACGGTCGTGGTGAGCGTCGCGGCCGGCGTCACCGTCGCGACGTTCGAGCAGATCCTGCCCGAAGGCGTCGCCGTCATCCGCGCCATGCCGAACACTCCGTCCCTCGTCGGCAAGGGCGTCACGGGGCTCGCGGCCGGCACACGCTCGAGCGCCGAGGACCTCGCCCTCGCGCACGCCGTGTTCGCGACGGTCGGCGAGGTCGTCGAGGTGCCGGAGGACCAGATCGACGCGCTCTCCACGATCTCCGGCTCCGGGCCCGCTTACGTCTTCTACCTCATCGAGGAGTTCACGCGCGCGGCTCTCGACAAGGGCTTCACTCCCGCGCAGGCGGCCGTTCTCGTCAACGGAACGTTCGCGGGCGCCGCCGAGCTGCTTGTGCGCTCGGGCAAGACCCCGGAGCAGCTGCGCATCCAGGTGACGAGCCCGAAGGGCACCACCGAGAAGGCGATCGAAGTGCTGCAGCAGGGCGGTTTGCACGGCCTCTTCACGCGGGCGACGGATGCCGCTCTCGCGCGGGCCCGCGAGCTCGCGGCCGGCGCCTGA